The following are from one region of the Paenibacillus protaetiae genome:
- a CDS encoding ABC transporter permease: MLLPVILYYVIFMYLPMYGLQIAFKDFSPAKGIWGSAWVGFGHFTSFYESYYFWRLIRNTVLISVYELIFGFPAPILLALLLNEIRVRLFKNVVQSITYLPHFISVVVVSGMMIDFLSSDGIVNQLTGLFGIPSESFLIMPEWFRSIYVASGIWQGVGWGSIIYLAAIAGIDPSLYEVAKSDGAGRFRQIWHITIPGIMPTIMIMLILRFGTLMAGGSMEKILLLYNSTTYETADVISTFVYRRGLLQMDYGFSAAIGLFNNVLNFILLVSANKFSRKINNTSLW, encoded by the coding sequence ATGCTGCTTCCGGTCATCCTCTATTACGTTATATTTATGTACTTGCCGATGTACGGCCTGCAAATTGCGTTCAAAGATTTTTCGCCTGCCAAAGGCATATGGGGAAGCGCCTGGGTTGGATTCGGCCATTTCACATCCTTTTATGAAAGCTACTATTTTTGGCGGCTCATCCGCAATACCGTTCTGATCAGCGTGTATGAGCTTATTTTCGGCTTTCCTGCGCCGATTCTGCTGGCGCTGCTGCTGAACGAAATCCGGGTGCGCTTGTTCAAAAATGTTGTGCAGTCCATTACGTATTTGCCCCACTTTATTTCCGTCGTGGTAGTGTCGGGGATGATGATCGACTTCTTGTCCAGCGACGGCATTGTGAATCAGCTGACCGGCTTGTTTGGCATTCCGTCCGAATCGTTTCTGATCATGCCGGAATGGTTCCGGTCGATCTATGTCGCTTCGGGAATATGGCAAGGCGTCGGCTGGGGGTCGATCATCTATTTGGCCGCGATCGCCGGCATTGACCCCAGCCTGTATGAAGTGGCCAAGTCAGACGGAGCGGGCCGGTTCAGGCAAATTTGGCATATTACGATCCCAGGCATTATGCCGACCATTATGATCATGCTTATTTTACGGTTTGGCACACTGATGGCGGGAGGAAGCATGGAGAAAATTTTGCTGCTGTACAACTCCACGACTTACGAGACGGCTGACGTTATTTCCACATTTGTATACCGGCGCGGCTTGCTGCAGATGGATTACGGCTTCTCCGCAGCAATCGGCCTGTTCAACAATGTGCTGAACTTTATACTGCTGGTCTCCGCGAACAAATTCAGCAGAAAAATAAACAATACCAGCTTGTGGTAG